One window of Flavobacteriales bacterium genomic DNA carries:
- a CDS encoding zeta toxin family protein has product MAKRTAPRCIIIAGPNGAGKTTFAKSFLVPDAHVVNFINADLIASGLSPLMPERAARAAGRILLMELERLTVRGESFALESTLSGHTYVELFKRWKERGYHIEIVFLRVEDSKICLSRVAARVKQGGHDVPAKDVVRRNIRGWANFKEHYRGLADNWWVFDATGAEPVLLEKHP; this is encoded by the coding sequence ATGGCCAAGAGAACCGCGCCTCGGTGCATCATCATCGCAGGTCCAAACGGTGCGGGGAAGACCACGTTCGCCAAGAGTTTCCTTGTTCCTGATGCCCACGTTGTCAACTTTATCAATGCCGATCTGATCGCATCCGGGCTTTCACCCTTGATGCCGGAACGGGCAGCACGCGCTGCAGGACGGATCCTGTTGATGGAACTTGAACGCCTCACAGTGCGTGGGGAATCCTTCGCATTGGAAAGCACATTGAGCGGTCACACCTATGTGGAGCTGTTCAAGCGATGGAAAGAGCGAGGGTACCACATCGAGATCGTATTCCTGAGGGTTGAGGATTCGAAGATCTGCCTCTCGCGGGTGGCCGCACGAGTGAAGCAAGGAGGACATGACGTTCCTGCGAAAGATGTGGTGCGCAGGAATATCCGGGGCTGGGCGAATTTCAAGGAACACTATCGCGGATTGGCTGATAACTGGTGGGTATTTGATGCGACTGGCGCCGAACCAGTACTTTTGGAAAAGCATCCATGA
- a CDS encoding (2Fe-2S)-binding protein yields MPKVTIDNIEIEVPEGTTILQAARMIGERNSAERYVAPPTMCYYTSLKGSGGYCRTCIVKVTKGSERDPRPIPKPVASCRTAVMDGMVVENTLSPELLDARSGVTEFLLINHPLDCPICDQAGECHLQDLSYEHGLATSRYQFERRTFDPIDIGETIKLHMTRCILCYRCVKVAEQITDGRVHGVINRGDVAEISTYIEQAIDNDFSGNMIDVCPVGALTDRTFRFAARVWITKPVDAHRDCDKCSGKTTVWLKGQEVLRVTGRKDQWGEVEEFICNTCRFEKKQLSDWVVEGPRNIDRHSVISQGHYVLKTEQKVLDNPAPNVPELTHLKPAKKNR; encoded by the coding sequence ATGCCAAAGGTCACCATAGACAACATCGAGATCGAGGTCCCGGAGGGTACCACGATCCTGCAAGCCGCCCGCATGATCGGCGAGCGCAACAGTGCCGAGCGCTACGTGGCCCCGCCCACCATGTGCTATTACACCAGCCTCAAGGGCAGCGGGGGCTATTGCCGCACCTGCATCGTGAAGGTGACGAAGGGCAGTGAGCGGGACCCCCGCCCTATTCCCAAGCCGGTGGCCAGCTGCCGCACGGCCGTGATGGACGGCATGGTGGTGGAGAACACCCTCAGCCCGGAGCTGCTCGACGCCCGCAGCGGCGTCACCGAGTTCCTATTGATCAACCACCCGCTGGACTGCCCCATCTGCGACCAGGCCGGGGAGTGCCACCTTCAGGACCTCTCCTACGAGCACGGCTTGGCCACCAGCCGCTACCAGTTCGAACGCCGCACCTTCGATCCCATCGACATCGGGGAGACGATCAAGCTGCACATGACGCGCTGCATCCTGTGCTACCGCTGCGTGAAGGTGGCCGAGCAGATCACCGATGGCCGTGTTCATGGCGTGATCAATCGCGGGGACGTGGCCGAGATCAGTACCTACATCGAGCAGGCCATCGACAACGACTTCAGCGGCAACATGATCGATGTGTGCCCCGTGGGCGCGTTGACCGACCGCACCTTCCGGTTCGCCGCCCGCGTGTGGATCACCAAGCCCGTGGACGCACACCGCGACTGCGACAAGTGCAGCGGCAAGACCACGGTGTGGCTGAAGGGACAGGAGGTATTGCGCGTCACCGGCCGGAAGGACCAGTGGGGCGAGGTGGAGGAATTCATCTGCAACACATGCCGCTTCGAGAAGAAGCAGCTCAGTGACTGGGTCGTGGAAGGGCCGCGCAACATCGACCGGCACAGCGTGATCTCCCAAGGGCACTATGTGCTGAAGACCGAGCAGAAGGTGCTGGACAACCCCGCGCCCAACGTGCCCGAGCTGACCCACCTGAAACCCGCCAAGAAGAACCGATGA
- the thiL gene encoding thiamine-phosphate kinase: MSDTPSRTELSALGEFGLIDRLASAVELVNPSSLQGIGDDAAVIDPQGLMQVVTTDMLVEGVHFDLGYVPLKHLGYKAMIVNFSDVYAMNAVPKQVTVAIAISNRFSLEAVDELYAGMLTACQAYGVDLVGGDTTSSTSGLVLSITAIGAAKKEDIVYRHGAKEHDLLVVSGDLGGAYMGLQVLEREKAVFKQDPNVQPDLVGFDYILERQLKPEARKDVIAMFKEMEIKPTAMIDISDGLASEAMHVARRSELGVKIYEEKLPIDPVTYRTARDFDLDPTTCALNGGEDYELLFTIPQGDYDKVKGSPHFTVIGHMTDLASGYQLVDRQGGQHELKAQGWDALLKR, encoded by the coding sequence ATGTCAGATACCCCCTCCCGCACGGAACTTTCCGCGCTCGGCGAATTCGGCTTGATCGACCGGTTGGCATCCGCGGTTGAACTGGTGAACCCCTCATCGCTGCAAGGCATCGGCGATGACGCTGCGGTGATCGACCCGCAAGGCCTCATGCAGGTGGTTACCACCGATATGCTCGTGGAGGGCGTCCACTTCGACCTCGGCTATGTGCCCTTGAAGCACCTCGGCTACAAGGCGATGATCGTCAACTTCAGCGATGTGTACGCCATGAACGCCGTGCCGAAGCAGGTCACCGTGGCCATCGCCATCAGCAACCGTTTTTCCTTGGAAGCCGTGGATGAGCTGTACGCGGGTATGCTCACCGCCTGCCAGGCCTACGGCGTCGACCTCGTGGGCGGCGACACCACCTCTTCCACCAGCGGACTGGTGCTATCCATCACGGCCATCGGTGCGGCGAAAAAGGAGGACATCGTCTACCGCCATGGCGCCAAGGAGCACGACCTTTTGGTAGTGAGCGGCGACCTCGGCGGCGCCTACATGGGCCTGCAAGTGCTGGAGCGCGAAAAGGCCGTCTTCAAACAGGACCCCAACGTACAGCCCGACCTCGTCGGCTTCGATTACATCTTGGAGCGGCAGTTGAAGCCGGAAGCCCGCAAAGACGTCATCGCCATGTTCAAAGAGATGGAGATCAAGCCCACGGCCATGATCGACATCAGTGACGGCCTGGCCAGCGAAGCGATGCACGTCGCACGCCGCTCCGAATTAGGCGTGAAGATCTACGAGGAAAAGCTCCCCATCGACCCGGTGACCTATCGCACCGCCCGCGACTTCGACCTGGACCCCACCACCTGCGCGCTCAACGGCGGTGAGGACTACGAGCTGCTCTTCACCATCCCCCAAGGCGACTACGACAAGGTGAAGGGTTCACCGCACTTTACGGTGATCGGCCACATGACCGACCTGGCCAGCGGCTATCAGTTGGTGGACCGCCAAGGTGGGCAGCATGAACTGAAGGCACAGGGCTGGGATGCGCTGCTGAAGCGCTGA
- a CDS encoding NADH-quinone oxidoreductase subunit I produces the protein MSTANNMSARGGFAPLTSRSKQVSNKKMTLMERIYLPAILGGLFITIKHFFRLKRPTIQYPEQQRPFSDVYRGMHVLKRDDQGRERCTSCGLCAVACPAEAITMTSGERKKGEEHLYREEKYSVTYEINMLRCIYCGDCEDACPKEAIFLTDRIVESDYLRKPFIFTKEELVEPMDPAKRIDISKRQPPAVLKFKANKHFAHNR, from the coding sequence ATGAGCACGGCGAATAACATGTCCGCTCGCGGCGGCTTCGCACCGCTGACCTCCCGCAGCAAGCAGGTGAGCAATAAAAAGATGACGCTGATGGAGCGCATTTACCTGCCGGCGATCCTCGGCGGGCTGTTCATCACCATTAAGCACTTCTTCCGCCTGAAGCGGCCCACGATCCAGTATCCCGAGCAGCAGCGGCCCTTCAGCGATGTATATCGTGGCATGCACGTGCTGAAGCGCGATGATCAAGGCCGCGAGCGCTGCACCTCCTGCGGCCTGTGCGCCGTGGCCTGCCCTGCCGAGGCCATCACCATGACCAGCGGTGAGCGCAAGAAAGGGGAGGAGCACCTCTATCGCGAGGAGAAGTATTCGGTGACCTACGAGATCAACATGCTCCGCTGCATCTATTGCGGTGATTGCGAGGACGCCTGCCCGAAGGAGGCCATCTTCCTCACCGATCGCATCGTGGAAAGCGACTACCTGCGTAAGCCCTTCATCTTTACCAAAGAAGAGCTGGTGGAGCCGATGGACCCCGCCAAACGCATCGATATCAGCAAGCGCCAACCGCCCGCCGTGCTGAAGTTCAAGGCGAACAAGCACTTTGCGCATAATCGGTGA
- the nuoH gene encoding NADH-quinone oxidoreductase subunit NuoH yields the protein MIPTAIFLLVLFVITLTVAAYSTYGERKVAAFMQDRIGPNRAGPFGLFQPLADGGKMFMKEDFVPANANRTLYFLGPAVAMTTALITGVVIPWGGTLQFGDVSVSLQGINPEIGILFVFAMVGIGVYGIMRGGWASNNKYSLLGAIRAASQMVSYELAMGLSIVALVMMTGTLSLGGIVDYQVEHGWNIIRQPLGFLIFIVCAFAEANRAPFDMPECETELVGGYHTEFSSMKLGFYLFAEYVNMFISGAVMATLYFGGYDVPGLASTGWDPNLITIIGVAAMFAKTFFFIFFFMWIRWTLPRFRFDQLMNLGWKGLIPLAIVNILITGGIMLAQGQLAP from the coding sequence ATGATCCCTACCGCGATCTTCCTGCTCGTGCTCTTCGTGATCACCCTCACCGTGGCAGCGTATTCCACCTATGGCGAGCGCAAGGTGGCCGCTTTCATGCAGGACCGCATCGGCCCCAACCGTGCCGGCCCCTTCGGCCTCTTCCAGCCCTTGGCCGACGGTGGTAAAATGTTCATGAAGGAGGACTTCGTGCCCGCCAACGCTAACCGCACCCTCTACTTCCTCGGCCCCGCCGTGGCCATGACCACCGCCTTGATCACCGGTGTGGTGATCCCCTGGGGCGGCACATTGCAGTTCGGTGATGTCAGCGTGAGCCTGCAAGGGATCAATCCGGAGATCGGCATCCTCTTCGTTTTCGCGATGGTGGGCATCGGCGTCTACGGCATCATGCGCGGCGGCTGGGCCAGCAACAACAAGTACTCGCTGCTCGGCGCCATCCGGGCGGCCAGCCAGATGGTGAGCTACGAGCTGGCCATGGGCCTCAGCATCGTGGCGCTGGTGATGATGACCGGCACCCTCAGCCTCGGCGGCATCGTGGACTATCAGGTGGAGCACGGCTGGAACATCATCCGCCAGCCGCTCGGCTTCTTGATCTTCATTGTCTGCGCTTTCGCGGAAGCCAACCGGGCGCCCTTCGACATGCCCGAGTGCGAGACCGAGCTGGTGGGAGGCTACCATACCGAGTTCAGCAGCATGAAGCTCGGCTTCTACCTTTTTGCCGAATATGTGAACATGTTCATCAGTGGCGCGGTGATGGCCACGCTCTACTTCGGTGGATACGACGTGCCCGGGCTCGCCAGCACCGGCTGGGACCCCAACCTCATCACCATCATCGGTGTGGCCGCGATGTTCGCCAAGACCTTCTTCTTCATCTTCTTCTTCATGTGGATCCGCTGGACCCTGCCGCGTTTCCGCTTCGACCAGCTGATGAACCTCGGTTGGAAAGGCCTGATCCCCTTGGCCATCGTCAATATCCTCATCACCGGCGGCATCATGCTCGCACAAGGCCAACTGGCGCCATGA
- a CDS encoding 1-deoxy-D-xylulose-5-phosphate synthase: MSKTTSPYPLLDRIIVPSDLRTIPEAQLDQVCQELRDFIIDVVSVKGGHFGASLGVVELTVALHYVFNTPYDQLVWDVGHQAYGHKILTGRRELFHTNRLYKGLSGFPKRSESEYDTFGVGHSSTSIGGALGMAVASKLKGELDRHTVAVIGDGAMTAGMAFEALNHGGTANSDLLVVLNDNCMSIDPNVGALKEYLTDITTSQSYNKVKDEVWKLLGKVSKFGPNAQGVAQKVENAVKAALLKQSNLFESLRFRYFGPVDGHDVERLVKVLRDLKDIPGPKILHTVTMKGKGYKPAEEGSPTVWHSPGLFNKETGEIIKVVPKSPQPPKYQDVFGHTIVELAEKNPKIVGVTPAMPSGCSLNIMMKAMPDRAFDVGIAEQHAVTFSAGMATQGLIPFCNIYSSFMQRAYDQVVHDVALQKLHVVLCLDRGGLAGADGPTHHGAFDIAYFRCIPNMIVSAPMNEEELRNLMYTAQLRDIGPFSIRYPRGEGVMTEWKTPFKEITIGTGRKVRSGNDIAVLTIGHIGNIAAKGIDALQAEGYSVAHYDMRFAKPIDEMLLHEVFGKFKHVITIEDGCIQGGMGSAVLEFMADHGYQAQVKRLGIPDHFIEHGTQKELYAECGFDEVALVAAVKEMLPAKGARSVGASA, encoded by the coding sequence GTGAGCAAGACCACCAGCCCCTACCCCCTGCTCGATCGCATCATCGTTCCCTCGGACCTGCGCACGATCCCCGAAGCGCAGCTCGATCAGGTGTGCCAAGAGCTCCGCGACTTCATCATCGACGTGGTGAGCGTGAAGGGCGGCCACTTCGGCGCCAGCCTTGGCGTGGTGGAGCTCACCGTGGCACTGCACTACGTCTTCAACACGCCCTACGACCAGCTCGTTTGGGACGTGGGACACCAGGCCTACGGGCACAAGATCCTCACCGGAAGGCGTGAACTGTTCCACACCAACCGGCTGTACAAGGGCCTCAGCGGTTTCCCCAAGCGCAGCGAAAGTGAGTACGACACCTTCGGCGTGGGCCACAGCAGCACCTCCATCGGCGGCGCGCTCGGCATGGCCGTGGCCAGCAAGCTGAAGGGCGAACTGGACCGCCACACCGTGGCCGTGATCGGCGACGGCGCGATGACCGCCGGCATGGCCTTCGAGGCGCTCAACCACGGCGGTACCGCCAACAGCGACCTGCTCGTGGTGCTGAACGACAACTGCATGAGCATCGACCCGAACGTGGGCGCGCTCAAGGAATACCTCACCGACATCACCACCAGCCAGAGCTACAACAAGGTGAAGGACGAGGTGTGGAAACTGCTCGGTAAGGTCAGCAAGTTCGGGCCGAACGCGCAAGGTGTGGCGCAGAAGGTGGAGAACGCCGTGAAGGCCGCATTGCTCAAGCAGAGCAATCTTTTCGAGAGCCTGCGCTTCCGCTACTTCGGCCCGGTGGACGGCCACGATGTGGAGCGCTTGGTGAAGGTGCTGCGCGACCTGAAGGACATCCCCGGCCCGAAGATCCTGCACACGGTAACGATGAAGGGCAAGGGCTACAAGCCTGCTGAAGAAGGCAGCCCGACCGTGTGGCACTCACCCGGACTGTTCAACAAAGAGACCGGCGAGATCATCAAGGTGGTGCCGAAAAGCCCGCAGCCGCCGAAATACCAGGACGTCTTCGGCCACACCATCGTGGAGCTGGCGGAGAAGAATCCGAAGATCGTGGGTGTGACGCCCGCCATGCCCAGCGGCTGTTCCCTGAACATCATGATGAAGGCCATGCCGGACCGTGCGTTCGACGTGGGCATCGCCGAGCAGCATGCCGTCACCTTCAGCGCCGGCATGGCCACGCAAGGGCTGATCCCGTTCTGCAACATCTACAGCTCCTTCATGCAACGCGCCTACGACCAGGTGGTACATGACGTGGCGCTGCAAAAGCTGCACGTCGTCCTCTGCCTCGATCGCGGCGGACTTGCTGGTGCCGACGGTCCCACGCACCACGGCGCGTTCGACATCGCCTACTTCCGCTGCATCCCGAACATGATCGTGAGCGCCCCGATGAACGAGGAGGAACTGCGCAACCTGATGTACACAGCGCAGCTCCGTGACATCGGCCCTTTCAGCATCCGCTACCCGCGTGGCGAAGGCGTGATGACCGAATGGAAGACACCCTTCAAGGAGATCACCATCGGCACCGGTCGCAAAGTGCGCTCCGGCAACGACATCGCGGTGCTCACCATCGGGCACATCGGCAACATCGCAGCCAAGGGCATTGATGCGTTGCAGGCGGAAGGCTACAGCGTGGCGCACTACGACATGCGCTTCGCGAAGCCCATCGACGAGATGTTGCTACACGAGGTCTTCGGCAAGTTCAAACACGTGATCACCATCGAGGATGGCTGCATCCAAGGCGGCATGGGCAGCGCGGTACTGGAGTTCATGGCGGACCATGGCTACCAGGCCCAAGTGAAACGCTTAGGCATCCCGGACCATTTCATTGAGCACGGTACGCAAAAGGAGCTCTACGCGGAATGTGGCTTTGATGAAGTTGCGCTGGTGGCTGCGGTGAAGGAGATGCTGCCGGCGAAGGGTGCGCGGAGTGTTGGAGCTTCAGCGTAA
- a CDS encoding glycoside hydrolase family 2 protein, with product MFDRIARRPTFTYLLSRAVASTISGLAFAITIAAQVTHVPLDSNWRFRQADTERWFSAEVPGVVHTDLLRHGLIPDPYVNFNADSVQWIENKDWAYTRTITADRTLLRNEHIDLVFKGLDTFAEVYLNNALLGKADNMFRTWEWPIKKKLRRGANELKVIFRSPIAEGKTLREAYSLQLPHDNDPSGASPYARKAAYQFGWDFAPRLVSSGIWQPVELRCWNKSRITALQVRQQFDADSIRATIHASVRGEKRASLHYFLDDRLIGERRIEPSRSDMIDAPFHFAVDKNDLWWPAGSGNQALHRIRVEVRNATGDVLDKAQCNIGFRSVELRQEADSIGRSFTFVINGVPTFMKGCNIVPPDMFPSRAGDSAWVALVASAQRANMNMVRIWAGGIYPPDAFFDACDTAGILVWQDFMLSNLVPAEGAFLDNVLAESREQVVRLSTHPSVALLCGNNELDVAWKNWGWQQKYDLHGADSARIFQTNHDLWARQLAEVAHDAGLPYTWTSPLSNWGNAAGLRNGDLHYWGVWHGDEPIAAMAENVGRFVSEYGFQSWPDSALLAKYIDPKQLYLGSPALQYRQRSYKTDAPIWKAIKEELGEEPKTLGRFITDSQEVQANAYQIAIKAQMAAQPRCMGTLFWQLNDCWPGPSWSLIDHDGHWKPGMFAVQKLYAR from the coding sequence ATGTTCGACCGCATCGCCCGGCGACCAACCTTCACATACTTGCTCAGCAGGGCCGTGGCTTCAACGATCAGTGGCCTCGCCTTCGCGATCACGATCGCGGCGCAGGTAACCCACGTTCCCTTGGACAGCAACTGGCGTTTTCGCCAAGCCGACACGGAACGTTGGTTCTCTGCGGAAGTGCCCGGCGTGGTGCATACGGACCTCCTGCGCCATGGCTTGATCCCGGATCCGTATGTCAACTTCAATGCGGACAGCGTGCAATGGATCGAGAATAAGGACTGGGCCTACACCCGCACGATCACTGCGGACCGCACGCTGTTGCGGAACGAGCACATCGACCTTGTTTTCAAAGGGCTTGACACCTTCGCCGAGGTCTACCTGAACAATGCCCTGCTTGGCAAGGCGGATAACATGTTCCGCACCTGGGAATGGCCGATCAAGAAGAAATTGCGGCGTGGTGCCAACGAATTGAAGGTGATCTTCCGAAGTCCGATCGCGGAAGGAAAAACCCTGCGTGAAGCGTACAGCCTGCAGTTGCCGCACGACAATGACCCTTCCGGTGCAAGCCCCTACGCCCGCAAGGCGGCTTATCAATTCGGCTGGGACTTTGCGCCACGCTTGGTGAGCAGCGGCATTTGGCAACCGGTGGAATTGCGCTGCTGGAATAAGTCACGGATCACCGCGTTGCAGGTGCGACAGCAGTTTGATGCGGACAGCATCCGCGCCACCATTCACGCAAGCGTTCGTGGCGAAAAACGTGCGTCACTTCACTATTTCCTCGACGATCGACTTATCGGCGAACGAAGGATCGAGCCATCCCGATCGGACATGATCGATGCACCGTTTCATTTCGCGGTGGACAAGAACGATCTGTGGTGGCCTGCTGGATCCGGTAACCAAGCGCTGCATCGCATCCGTGTGGAAGTGCGTAACGCCACAGGAGATGTGCTCGACAAAGCACAATGCAACATCGGTTTCCGAAGTGTTGAACTGCGGCAAGAAGCGGACAGCATCGGTCGCTCTTTCACCTTCGTGATCAATGGCGTGCCCACCTTTATGAAGGGCTGCAACATCGTTCCGCCGGACATGTTCCCCTCGCGCGCCGGGGATTCCGCTTGGGTGGCCTTGGTGGCGAGTGCTCAGCGCGCGAACATGAACATGGTGCGCATCTGGGCCGGTGGCATCTACCCGCCCGATGCCTTCTTCGATGCCTGCGACACGGCGGGCATCTTGGTCTGGCAGGACTTCATGCTGTCGAATTTGGTACCTGCGGAAGGCGCATTCTTAGACAACGTTCTGGCGGAATCTCGCGAACAAGTAGTTCGTTTGTCAACACATCCAAGCGTGGCGCTGCTCTGCGGGAACAACGAGCTGGACGTGGCGTGGAAGAACTGGGGTTGGCAGCAGAAGTACGATCTGCACGGCGCTGATTCTGCACGCATCTTCCAAACGAACCACGATCTATGGGCGCGCCAACTTGCAGAGGTCGCACACGATGCGGGGCTACCCTACACGTGGACAAGTCCGCTGAGCAACTGGGGAAACGCGGCGGGACTGCGTAACGGCGACCTACACTATTGGGGCGTGTGGCATGGCGATGAACCCATCGCGGCAATGGCGGAAAACGTCGGGCGCTTTGTAAGTGAGTACGGTTTCCAGAGCTGGCCGGATAGTGCTCTGCTCGCCAAGTACATCGATCCAAAGCAGCTTTACCTCGGCAGTCCTGCGCTCCAATACCGCCAACGGAGCTACAAGACGGACGCTCCGATCTGGAAAGCGATCAAGGAAGAATTGGGCGAAGAACCGAAGACCTTAGGCCGCTTCATCACCGACAGCCAAGAGGTACAGGCCAACGCTTACCAGATCGCGATCAAAGCACAGATGGCCGCGCAGCCGCGCTGCATGGGCACGCTCTTCTGGCAACTCAACGATTGCTGGCCGGGCCCCAGCTGGAGCCTGATCGATCACGACGGGCATTGGAAGCCAGGGATGTTTGCGGTGCAGAAGCTTTATGCGCGTTGA
- a CDS encoding DUF1003 domain-containing protein, producing the protein MARTKKHTELDELLTARNERMQKLQGIVKEAIEEQELIINNLANPPHEAISRGQKLADKVASFGGSWTFIVSFFIILGAWILYNSLTPEGDHFDPYPFILMNLVLSCIAALQAPVIMMSQNRQEEKDRKRSENDYLINLKAELELRSLHQKMDLLLQDEVRSISEVQEKQFKVLTDMEHRLAKLASGVR; encoded by the coding sequence ATGGCACGAACGAAGAAACACACCGAGCTGGACGAGCTCCTTACTGCACGGAACGAGCGGATGCAGAAACTGCAAGGCATCGTGAAGGAAGCGATCGAAGAGCAGGAGCTGATCATCAACAATCTGGCGAACCCGCCGCACGAGGCTATTTCCCGCGGGCAAAAATTGGCGGACAAGGTGGCGTCGTTCGGCGGCAGCTGGACTTTCATCGTATCCTTCTTCATCATCCTGGGGGCCTGGATATTGTACAATTCTCTCACTCCTGAAGGCGACCACTTCGATCCCTATCCCTTCATCCTGATGAACCTGGTGCTTTCCTGCATCGCGGCCTTGCAGGCACCGGTGATCATGATGAGCCAGAACCGGCAGGAGGAGAAGGACCGGAAGCGCAGCGAGAATGACTATCTGATCAACCTGAAGGCCGAGCTGGAGCTGCGCAGCCTGCACCAGAAGATGGACCTGCTGCTGCAGGACGAGGTCCGCTCGATCTCCGAAGTGCAGGAGAAGCAGTTCAAGGTGCTTACGGACATGGAGCACCGGCTGGCGAAGCTGGCTTCCGGAGTACGATAG
- a CDS encoding T9SS type A sorting domain-containing protein, with translation MRYTTFAAYILLATVSMSQSPQWGFTLDSPGYDQAEFLGVDADGNVVVVGELGDVLDADPGTDEFLLDPGADEAWFVAKYTATGDFLWAFPLHASAGVSDQLQIHDVAVSPDGAVHLFFTLWGSVDLDPSGAAQVVQATTLDPVNQEVHDLVLVTYTTDGNYAWHKHLSGGVAGLSGRNVMLRTNGSVLIAGGYNRDIDLDQELNSSADSLHAVIQFNAQTFLAQYTSSGVFEWAADLDTESYLQHAMVSSSDGIALAVTGPGALDLDPGPGVEEVTATSGTTYIIQLAPTLELVSSFALVGMYGVGIADMVGTAGRLFVVGSYEDQIVIGDSIFHDSNTGPTNDFLACIPLNGAAYWAVNLNIPVGSNESLAVDASGAPVLGFEFNDPVDLDATGTDPAAVLDPIGPTGDIGVASYDAMDGTFRYAWHVGDAQGELFLNDIALDDADHILLAGQMVGTVDFDPGPGEFPLAVPTTLDELDGAFVVRYDAVYTGLVGTPTARDGMQVFPNPAHDVLQLDMPPDGATNLAYVVYDGTGRAVEHGSTRPGMSRSISVHALQPGFYSIRVVTDQGIVAVPFLKE, from the coding sequence ATGCGCTACACCACCTTTGCCGCGTACATACTGCTCGCGACCGTATCAATGTCACAATCGCCCCAATGGGGGTTCACGCTGGACAGTCCCGGCTATGATCAGGCGGAATTCCTGGGCGTGGATGCTGATGGCAACGTGGTAGTCGTGGGCGAACTGGGCGATGTGCTGGACGCCGACCCTGGTACGGATGAGTTCTTGCTGGATCCCGGTGCGGATGAGGCTTGGTTCGTCGCGAAGTACACCGCCACGGGCGACTTCCTCTGGGCCTTTCCGCTACACGCCAGCGCTGGTGTGAGCGATCAACTACAGATCCATGATGTAGCAGTCTCTCCCGATGGCGCGGTACACCTCTTCTTCACCCTTTGGGGTAGCGTGGACCTGGATCCATCGGGTGCCGCACAGGTGGTGCAAGCGACCACGTTGGATCCAGTGAACCAAGAGGTGCATGATCTGGTACTGGTCACTTACACCACCGATGGCAACTACGCCTGGCACAAGCATCTGAGCGGCGGTGTGGCCGGCCTGTCCGGTCGCAACGTAATGCTGCGGACCAATGGCTCGGTGCTGATCGCGGGAGGTTACAACCGTGATATCGATCTGGACCAGGAGCTGAACTCCTCGGCGGATTCGTTGCACGCCGTTATCCAGTTTAACGCGCAGACGTTCCTGGCCCAATACACCAGCTCGGGAGTGTTCGAATGGGCTGCGGATCTCGACACGGAATCCTATCTGCAACACGCTATGGTTTCCAGCAGCGACGGTATTGCACTGGCGGTCACGGGACCCGGCGCGCTGGATCTCGATCCCGGACCGGGTGTGGAGGAGGTGACGGCGACATCGGGGACCACCTATATCATACAACTGGCTCCCACGCTTGAGCTTGTATCGTCTTTTGCTTTGGTGGGCATGTACGGTGTGGGCATCGCGGACATGGTCGGGACAGCTGGTCGCCTGTTCGTGGTAGGTTCCTACGAGGACCAGATCGTGATCGGTGATTCCATTTTCCACGACAGCAATACCGGCCCCACGAACGACTTCCTTGCCTGCATCCCGCTCAACGGCGCAGCCTACTGGGCGGTGAACTTGAACATTCCGGTAGGCTCCAACGAGTCGCTTGCCGTGGATGCGAGCGGGGCGCCCGTGCTGGGCTTCGAGTTCAATGACCCGGTGGATCTGGACGCCACAGGGACCGATCCCGCTGCCGTGCTGGACCCCATCGGTCCTACAGGGGATATCGGGGTTGCATCGTACGACGCCATGGATGGGACCTTCCGCTATGCATGGCACGTGGGCGATGCACAGGGCGAATTGTTCCTGAACGACATTGCGCTGGATGATGCCGATCACATCCTGCTAGCCGGACAGATGGTGGGAACGGTGGACTTCGATCCCGGACCAGGTGAATTCCCGCTCGCGGTGCCGACGACGCTGGATGAATTGGACGGTGCGTTCGTAGTGAGGTATGATGCGGTGTACACCGGGCTGGTAGGTACGCCCACCGCGCGGGATGGAATGCAGGTGTTCCCGAACCCAGCGCATGATGTCTTGCAGCTGGACATGCCACCTGATGGTGCCACCAACTTGGCCTATGTGGTGTATGATGGGACAGGGCGCGCGGTCGAGCACGGATCCACACGGCCCGGAATGTCCCGTTCCATTTCCGTGCATGCGTTGCAGCCGGGGTTTTATTCCATCCGTGTAGTAACGGACCAGGGGATCGTAGCGGTTCCATTCTTGAAGGAGTAG